From a single Nostoc sp. MS1 genomic region:
- a CDS encoding GAF domain-containing protein, translating into MFIKNQMGQSYKPIAAAEQPILALGRVLQSLREEDDVDVLIETAIAYIKQEFNYNLVWIASYDRLKHALLGRGGIAPSRDLSFLRKRLVLQPGDLLEQVVIQQSPLGVADIRNEKRAGEWREFGTKFNIQGTIMLPMRYKDRCMGLLLLGSERWGYLLPEDAKARLMIILGELAAILYQKEIDLQHKQIKRPDEPLLKLLENVRNLTSLEERLKAVVKATHDFVSPSRTNVYWFERQGRYFWCRMGNQLVHLGRDNNREQPAAGMTVQELNDLYYALSVNQIVWVGDARSSLKGQFTAKLLERLRVRSLLAAPIIWQKDLLGFVAVEDYEPRIWTDAEKNFVQGAAGFISLVAPNDNIEDTVKQIQEDSQLTSEVAQSIYTHQDLKETLRTCAARVTNRLNASRFLLLHYDHDLNNYQVIYQTQPHNRRSFNSGFSLLTETDRQMLKSAKTTVAVENIEEDLRFFNWRSLLLENGVRSLLICNCAQGHKGETLLIVTHASPRSWTNQEKELLWVVSQQIGVVVRQWRLQTNNEQQQQVLHSIEQSLNIVKGTESENNEPKQHHLESKALEQIASVLNCPLALLLSWSDGDSTAEIIPGVIVDSKFDVLITAKLLVQYEALIQWALSEKGYLCVSIDQIPAETRRWLKGSGIGQVLIIALRTGVDHQPTGVVLLADHRERHWSQYSLNAGEILINQLAWLRRQQQINQRLKSTTQKLRQLNWYKHRRLEEIQRTTTSLLGQIHDLGIPSNDLTQTRYQLLLRQLDHTATSMTAMVKQEQWQLYIGWETMPIATLLKRSLERVDCLVKQQKLWVGVHGLAQPLTEKEAVPAPSNPSLMAIAGDIIKFELILHELLLAACHRSPNNNRVDIWCRRLNERFLEVSITDNGTIEPQLLTELQQKTHQDILAISRLEKSPILNLLICQHLMQQLGGELDIYQLPDHRVASRLVLPLAEGNS; encoded by the coding sequence ATGTTTATTAAAAATCAGATGGGGCAGTCCTACAAACCGATAGCCGCCGCCGAACAACCTATTCTTGCCTTGGGGCGTGTTTTGCAAAGTCTCAGGGAAGAAGATGATGTTGATGTTCTGATTGAGACTGCTATTGCTTATATTAAACAGGAATTTAACTACAATCTCGTGTGGATTGCTAGTTATGATCGCCTCAAGCACGCTTTGTTGGGACGGGGGGGTATTGCGCCTAGTCGTGATCTGAGCTTTTTACGAAAACGGCTGGTGCTACAACCAGGCGATTTATTGGAACAAGTAGTTATTCAACAGTCTCCTTTAGGAGTTGCAGACATCCGCAATGAAAAACGGGCTGGGGAATGGCGAGAATTTGGCACAAAATTTAATATTCAAGGGACGATAATGTTGCCCATGCGTTATAAAGACCGATGTATGGGCTTACTGTTACTAGGTTCGGAACGCTGGGGTTATTTGCTACCGGAAGATGCTAAGGCACGTTTAATGATAATCTTGGGTGAATTAGCAGCAATACTTTATCAAAAGGAAATAGATTTGCAGCACAAGCAAATCAAACGTCCTGATGAACCATTATTAAAATTATTAGAAAATGTCCGTAATTTAACTAGTTTAGAAGAAAGGTTAAAAGCGGTAGTAAAAGCTACCCATGATTTTGTCTCTCCTAGTCGTACCAATGTTTACTGGTTTGAGAGACAAGGGCGCTATTTTTGGTGTCGGATGGGTAATCAATTAGTTCACCTGGGAAGGGATAATAACCGTGAACAGCCAGCCGCAGGAATGACGGTACAAGAGTTAAATGATTTGTATTATGCTTTGTCGGTAAATCAGATAGTTTGGGTTGGTGATGCTCGTAGTTCCCTTAAAGGTCAGTTTACTGCTAAGTTGTTGGAACGTTTGCGGGTGCGATCGCTCCTAGCTGCACCCATTATTTGGCAGAAAGATTTATTGGGTTTCGTGGCTGTGGAAGATTATGAACCGCGTATCTGGACGGATGCGGAGAAAAATTTTGTCCAAGGTGCGGCAGGGTTTATTTCCTTAGTAGCTCCCAATGACAATATAGAAGATACTGTTAAACAAATTCAAGAAGATTCTCAGTTAACTAGTGAAGTTGCCCAAAGTATTTACACTCATCAAGACTTAAAAGAAACTTTACGTACTTGTGCTGCTAGGGTAACAAATCGCTTAAATGCTTCACGCTTTTTACTATTACATTACGACCACGACCTCAATAATTATCAAGTTATTTACCAAACTCAGCCTCACAACCGTCGTTCTTTCAACTCTGGTTTTAGTCTGTTGACTGAAACTGATAGACAGATGTTGAAATCTGCCAAAACTACGGTAGCAGTTGAAAATATAGAAGAAGATTTACGCTTTTTTAACTGGCGTTCCCTTTTATTAGAAAATGGTGTGCGATCGCTGTTAATTTGCAATTGCGCTCAAGGTCATAAAGGAGAAACATTATTAATTGTTACCCATGCCAGCCCTCGCAGTTGGACAAATCAAGAAAAAGAATTACTGTGGGTTGTCAGTCAACAAATTGGTGTAGTTGTCAGACAGTGGCGTTTACAAACAAATAACGAACAGCAGCAACAAGTCCTCCACAGTATTGAACAATCTTTAAACATTGTCAAAGGAACTGAGAGCGAAAATAATGAACCCAAACAACATCATCTAGAATCTAAAGCACTAGAACAAATTGCATCTGTACTTAATTGTCCTTTGGCACTGTTATTATCTTGGTCGGATGGAGATTCTACAGCAGAAATTATTCCTGGTGTAATTGTTGATAGTAAATTTGATGTTTTAATAACTGCTAAACTTCTTGTTCAGTATGAAGCCTTAATTCAATGGGCGTTATCTGAAAAAGGTTACTTATGTGTGAGCATAGATCAAATACCAGCAGAAACGCGCAGATGGTTAAAAGGTTCGGGTATCGGACAAGTCCTAATCATAGCTTTACGGACTGGTGTTGATCACCAACCAACAGGAGTAGTATTGTTAGCAGACCATCGAGAACGCCACTGGTCGCAATATAGCCTCAATGCTGGGGAAATTCTCATTAATCAACTAGCTTGGTTGCGTCGTCAACAACAAATTAATCAACGTCTTAAGTCTACAACTCAAAAACTACGCCAACTCAATTGGTATAAACATCGCCGTCTAGAAGAAATTCAGCGCACAACGACAAGTTTACTTGGACAAATTCATGATTTGGGCATTCCCAGCAATGATTTAACACAGACGCGCTATCAATTATTGCTGCGACAGTTAGACCATACTGCAACCTCAATGACAGCAATGGTTAAGCAGGAACAATGGCAATTGTATATAGGTTGGGAAACTATGCCTATTGCTACCTTGCTTAAGCGATCGCTTGAGCGTGTAGACTGTTTAGTCAAACAACAAAAGCTGTGGGTTGGTGTCCACGGTTTGGCACAACCTTTGACAGAAAAGGAAGCTGTTCCTGCTCCAAGTAACCCTTCACTTATGGCGATCGCTGGCGATATTATAAAATTTGAATTGATTCTCCACGAATTATTACTTGCCGCCTGTCACCGTTCTCCCAACAACAATAGAGTAGATATTTGGTGTCGTCGTTTAAATGAGCGCTTTTTAGAAGTGTCAATTACTGATAATGGCACGATTGAACCCCAATTGTTGACAGAGTTACAACAAAAGACGCATCAAGACATTCTTGCTATATCTCGTTTAGAGAAATCACCTATTTTGAATTTGCTGATTTGCCAACACTTGATGCAGCAATTAGGAGGAGAATTAGATATTTACCAATTACCCGATCATCGTGTAGCCAGTCGCTTAGTGCTGCCATTGGCTGAAGGTAATTCGTAA